A single genomic interval of Geotrypetes seraphini chromosome 1, aGeoSer1.1, whole genome shotgun sequence harbors:
- the LOC117356482 gene encoding uncharacterized protein LOC117356482 — protein MAKRTEKRNFVDPMLLRSEVMGTTGNDWWPIRLDLSKTYLTIYLGEDPPNKEYALNCRLEETDDEHVILIFTPEQSYTIHASTEHNEAWLKAMDKCHRFIWKMLRSNRYAVEHRFQWMVYNQSPKGCAECGAGEASFIMLNLGLNICQKCFHRHELDGGPSTEYIINSSACQRQDREMRAATEQGVQSDLRRHGRMRRIRNGLKRMWQNMRACFTCQ, from the exons ATGGCGAAGAGGACAGAGAAGCGGAACTTCGTGGACCCCATGTTACTG AGGTCTGAAGTCATGGGGACCACAGGAAA TGACTGGTGGCCAATCAGACTCGATCTGTCCAAGACATATTTAACAATATATTTA GGAGAAGACCCTCCTAATAAGGAATATGCTCTTAATTGCCGGCTGGAAGAGACGGATGATGAACACGTCATCTTAATCTTTACTC CTGAACAATCCTACACCATCCATGCCAGCACGGAGCATAACGAGGC atggCTGAAAGCGATGGACAAGTGCCATCGTTTTATCTGGAAgatgctcagatccaacagataTGCTGTGGAGCATCGATTTCAGTGGATGGTCTATAATCAGTCTCCTAAAGGATGCGCTGAATGTGGCGCTGGAG AGGCATCTTTTATTATGCTCAACTTGGGACTTAACATCTGCCAAAAATGCTTCCATCGCCACGAACTTGATGGTGGGCCATCCACTGAGTACATTATAAACAGTTCGGCTTGTCAG AGACAAGATCGAGAGATGCGTGCGGCCAC AGAGCAAGGAGTCCAGAGTGACCTGAG gAGACACGGGAGAATGAGGAGAATAAGGAATGG ACTGAAAAGAATGTGGCAGAATATGCGCGCCTGTTTTACATGTCAGTGA